The following are encoded in a window of Deinococcus sp. Marseille-Q6407 genomic DNA:
- a CDS encoding HU family DNA-binding protein — protein sequence MIVEVPDGVVDGRSGQQHHFLVRAAPRQQPHQVAVAARARIGKAQVVRAIAQRCNMSLKDANYVYSIILRTIINELHTGSRVVLPGIGRFKKIAIAPRRFVKPGTGESVMSTRSSKISFRPSNYLKSEI from the coding sequence TGACGGGCGTAGCGGTCAGCAGCACCACTTTCTTGTCCGCGCGGCCCCCCGTCAGCAGCCGCATCAAGTTGCTGTAGCGGCCCGTGCCAGGATAGGCAAGGCCCAGGTTGTCCGGGCCATAGCGCAACGCTGCAATATGTCGCTGAAAGACGCGAACTACGTGTACAGCATTATTCTCAGAACGATTATCAATGAGCTTCACACTGGAAGCCGCGTCGTTCTCCCTGGCATCGGGCGTTTCAAGAAGATTGCAATTGCTCCGCGCCGCTTCGTCAAGCCCGGCACAGGCGAAAGCGTGATGTCCACACGCAGCAGCAAAATCTCTTTCCGCCCGTCCAACTATCTCAAAAGCGAAATCTGA